One genomic window of Xanthobacter dioxanivorans includes the following:
- a CDS encoding molybdopterin-binding domain-containing protein, which translates to MTSGASDTDGAARIVRDVVCGFCGLGCDDLEVAVTGRAIAPRRACPEAARLLARTDAPPPSARIAGTPASLEDAAAAAARHLAASRSAVFSGLGADLEGLRRLYDIAMVAGASLDHAASAGLFANLERLARRGWIAATLAEVRNRCDVLVVLGADPASAFAHFFERAMPSAPVPADADAAPLFVPHAGGRSVVIVGGPLSDTSRAQLTRHDVVEITVPEDRIATAAAALSAALAGRATEALAGLPLGVAEALALLAGRLKAARYGVLTWNAATLPPEDAAAVAGAAAEAVDILNVTTRAAVFPLGGRDNVTGAHQLALWRFGYPLRTVVGAGTARHVPDLYATATALADADLLLHASAFRPDPPPGFDRGPVIALAHPGTAFAREPEVFIPVGTPGVDHAGHVFRMDSVICLPLQGLRPAELPSVAAAARAILAALGRAA; encoded by the coding sequence ATGACATCGGGTGCTTCTGACACCGACGGTGCCGCGCGCATCGTGCGCGATGTCGTGTGCGGCTTCTGCGGCCTCGGCTGCGATGACCTGGAAGTGGCCGTCACCGGCCGCGCCATCGCGCCCCGCCGGGCCTGCCCGGAAGCCGCGCGGCTGCTGGCGCGGACGGATGCGCCGCCGCCTTCGGCCCGCATAGCCGGCACGCCGGCGTCGCTGGAGGATGCCGCCGCGGCTGCGGCGCGCCATCTGGCGGCATCACGGTCCGCCGTCTTCTCCGGCCTCGGCGCTGACCTGGAGGGCCTGCGGCGGCTCTACGACATTGCCATGGTGGCCGGGGCGAGCCTCGACCATGCGGCGTCCGCCGGCCTGTTCGCCAATCTGGAGCGTCTTGCCCGCCGCGGCTGGATCGCCGCCACCCTCGCCGAGGTGCGTAACCGGTGCGACGTGCTGGTGGTGCTGGGCGCCGACCCTGCCTCGGCCTTCGCCCACTTCTTCGAGCGGGCGATGCCGTCCGCGCCCGTTCCGGCGGACGCGGACGCCGCGCCGCTGTTCGTGCCGCACGCAGGCGGACGCAGCGTCGTCATCGTCGGCGGCCCGCTTTCGGACACGTCTCGTGCTCAGTTGACGCGGCACGACGTGGTGGAGATCACGGTGCCGGAGGATCGCATCGCCACCGCGGCGGCGGCCCTGTCGGCCGCTCTTGCCGGTCGCGCCACGGAGGCCCTGGCGGGCCTGCCCCTCGGTGTCGCGGAGGCACTCGCACTCCTTGCCGGGCGGTTGAAGGCGGCGCGCTATGGCGTGCTCACCTGGAACGCCGCAACGCTGCCGCCGGAGGATGCCGCGGCCGTGGCCGGCGCGGCGGCGGAGGCGGTGGACATCCTCAACGTGACCACCCGGGCGGCGGTGTTCCCGTTGGGCGGGCGCGACAATGTCACCGGCGCGCACCAGCTCGCTCTGTGGCGCTTCGGCTATCCGCTGCGCACGGTGGTGGGGGCTGGCACGGCGCGGCACGTCCCGGACCTCTACGCCACCGCAACGGCCCTCGCCGACGCCGACCTGCTGCTCCATGCAAGCGCCTTCCGCCCCGATCCGCCTCCCGGCTTCGACCGGGGGCCGGTGATCGCGCTGGCCCATCCCGGCACGGCATTCGCCCGGGAACCCGAGGTGTTCATTCCGGTGGGAACGCCGGGGGTGGACCATGCGGGCCACGTGTTCCGCATGGATTCGGTGATCTGCCTGCCGCTCCAGGGCCTTCGGCCGGCAGAACTGCCCAGCGTCGCCGCGGCAGCGCGGGCGATCCTTGCGGCACTGGGGAGGGCGGCATGA
- the pqqE gene encoding pyrroloquinoline quinone biosynthesis protein PqqE, translating into MPLAAPQIGLPIGILAELTHRCPLRCPYCSNPLELERREAELDTATWKRVFTEAAGLGILHVHLSGGEPTARVDLVELTAHCAAEGLYTNLITSGIGRAGVMIGPLAEAGLDHVQLSLQGASAENADRIGGYKGGHAAKLAFARQVTDLGLPLTVNAVIHRGNIHEVEDMIALAVALGARRLEVAHTQYYGWAYANRAALMPARADVDRSVALVEEARRRLEGVLVIDMVIPDYYARFPKPCSGGWGRRTLNVTPTGRVLPCHAAESIPGLEFWSVRAHALGDIWRASPAFNAFRGTDWMREPCRSCERREMDFGGCRCQAMALAGDAAATDPACSKSPFHARVEALATAEAAATAPGYVYRTIGGASALPQGGRT; encoded by the coding sequence ATGCCGCTGGCGGCGCCGCAGATCGGGCTGCCCATCGGCATCCTGGCGGAGCTGACGCACCGCTGCCCGCTGCGCTGTCCCTATTGCTCCAATCCGCTGGAGCTGGAGCGGCGCGAGGCGGAGCTGGACACCGCCACCTGGAAGCGGGTGTTCACCGAAGCGGCAGGCCTCGGCATCCTCCATGTGCACCTCTCCGGCGGCGAGCCCACGGCCCGCGTCGATCTTGTGGAGCTGACCGCCCATTGCGCGGCGGAGGGCCTCTACACCAATCTCATCACTTCCGGCATCGGCCGCGCCGGCGTCATGATCGGGCCCCTGGCCGAGGCCGGGCTCGACCATGTGCAGCTCTCCTTGCAGGGCGCTTCGGCGGAGAACGCCGACCGTATCGGCGGCTACAAGGGCGGCCATGCTGCCAAGCTCGCCTTCGCCCGGCAGGTGACGGACCTCGGCCTGCCCCTCACCGTGAATGCGGTGATCCATCGCGGCAACATCCACGAGGTGGAGGACATGATCGCGCTGGCCGTGGCGCTCGGGGCGCGGCGGCTGGAGGTGGCGCACACCCAGTATTACGGCTGGGCCTATGCCAATCGCGCCGCGCTCATGCCCGCACGCGCCGACGTGGACCGTTCCGTCGCCCTGGTGGAGGAGGCGCGCAGGCGGCTCGAGGGGGTGCTTGTCATCGACATGGTGATTCCGGATTACTACGCCCGTTTCCCCAAGCCCTGTTCGGGCGGCTGGGGCCGGCGGACGCTGAATGTCACGCCCACCGGCCGCGTCCTGCCCTGCCATGCGGCGGAGAGCATTCCCGGGCTCGAATTCTGGTCGGTACGCGCGCATGCGCTCGGCGACATCTGGCGTGCATCGCCCGCCTTCAATGCGTTTCGTGGCACCGATTGGATGCGCGAGCCGTGTCGCAGCTGCGAGCGGCGGGAGATGGATTTCGGCGGCTGCCGCTGCCAGGCCATGGCGCTCGCCGGGGACGCCGCCGCCACCGATCCCGCCTGCTCGAAATCGCCGTTTCACGCCCGGGTGGAAGCCCTTGCCACCGCCGAGGCGGCGGCCACGGCGCCGGGCTATGTCTATCGCACCATCGGCGGCGCATCCGCACTGCCGCAGGGAGGGCGGACATGA
- the pqqD gene encoding pyrroloquinoline quinone biosynthesis peptide chaperone PqqD gives MRAEETDVPRLPRGVKLKYDQVRSRHVLLAPERAFDIDETAAAVLELVDGTRTCGEIVDALAARYDEKREVIADDVRDMIGDLIARRVIER, from the coding sequence ATGCGGGCGGAAGAGACCGACGTGCCGCGCCTGCCGCGCGGGGTGAAACTGAAATATGATCAGGTGCGTTCCCGCCACGTGCTCCTCGCGCCGGAGCGGGCCTTCGACATCGACGAGACCGCCGCGGCGGTGCTGGAGCTGGTGGACGGTACGCGTACCTGCGGCGAGATCGTGGATGCGCTGGCCGCGCGCTATGACGAGAAGCGCGAGGTGATCGCCGACGACGTGCGCGACATGATCGGCGACCTGATCGCGCGGCGGGTGATCGAACGATGA
- the pqqC gene encoding pyrroloquinoline-quinone synthase PqqC encodes MTALAVALSFPALPEPDAPLSAEGLEAALREVGATRYHNLHPFHKLLHSGQLDRDQVRAWALNRYCYQSAIPRKDAALMARCDDRELRREWLHRITDHDGTGGDSGGIERWLVLTDGLGLDRDYVVSKEGALPATKFAVEAYVRFVAEHSLLEAVASSLTELFAPGIHAERISGMLAHYDFINETVVAYFRRRLDQAPKDADFALDYVKRHARTAEQQRAVIRALTFKTEVLWAQLDALYFAYVAPGWPAPGAWRPGVAVGGA; translated from the coding sequence ATGACCGCCCTCGCCGTTGCGTTGTCCTTCCCTGCTCTGCCGGAGCCGGATGCGCCCTTGTCGGCGGAAGGCCTCGAGGCGGCTCTGCGCGAGGTGGGGGCGACGCGCTACCACAATCTCCATCCGTTTCATAAATTGCTGCATTCCGGCCAGCTCGACCGCGACCAGGTGCGGGCCTGGGCCCTCAACCGCTATTGCTACCAGTCCGCCATCCCGCGCAAGGACGCCGCGCTCATGGCCCGGTGCGACGACCGGGAACTGCGCCGCGAATGGCTCCATCGCATCACCGACCATGACGGCACCGGCGGCGACAGTGGCGGCATCGAGCGCTGGCTGGTGCTCACCGACGGGCTGGGCCTCGACCGCGACTATGTGGTCTCCAAGGAGGGAGCCCTGCCGGCGACCAAGTTCGCGGTGGAAGCCTATGTGCGCTTCGTCGCCGAGCATTCGCTGCTGGAGGCGGTGGCCTCCTCGCTTACCGAGCTGTTCGCGCCGGGCATCCATGCCGAGCGCATCTCCGGCATGCTGGCCCATTACGACTTCATCAACGAGACCGTGGTGGCCTATTTCCGCCGTCGCCTCGACCAGGCGCCGAAGGATGCCGATTTCGCCCTCGATTATGTGAAGCGCCATGCCCGCACCGCGGAGCAGCAGCGCGCCGTCATCCGCGCCCTCACCTTCAAGACCGAAGTGCTGTGGGCGCAGTTGGATGCGCTCTATTTCGCCTACGTGGCGCCCGGCTGGCCCGCCCCCGGCGCGTGGCGGCCCGGCGTCGCCGTTGGCGGGGCCTGA
- the pqqB gene encoding pyrroloquinoline quinone biosynthesis protein PqqB, whose translation MQVIVLGSAAGGGVPQWNCRCPVCQLAWSGDPRVEPRTQSSIAVSAGGGAWVLLNASPDLRSQIAATPALQPKSGDRDSPIRAVVLTNGDIDHIAGLLTLRESQPFDLFGTKDTLGLLRQNQVFDVVAPAFVPRRAAEFGVPFAPAPGLEMEFFTVPGKVPLWREDAALVIGEESGSTVGVTVTANGRRLVYVPGCAAVTPALRARMSGADLLFFDGTLYRDDEMITAGIGTKTGARMGHLSMSGAGGTVALLADVEVGRRVFIHINNTNPALVDGSQERRTVEAAGWTVARDGMEFSL comes from the coding sequence ATGCAGGTGATCGTTCTCGGTTCAGCGGCCGGCGGCGGCGTTCCGCAGTGGAACTGCCGCTGTCCGGTGTGCCAGCTGGCCTGGTCGGGAGATCCGCGCGTCGAACCGCGCACCCAGTCGAGCATTGCAGTTTCGGCCGGGGGCGGCGCGTGGGTTCTCCTGAACGCCTCGCCCGATCTTCGGTCGCAGATCGCCGCGACCCCCGCCTTGCAGCCGAAAAGCGGGGACCGGGACAGCCCTATCCGCGCCGTGGTCCTCACCAACGGGGACATTGACCATATCGCCGGCCTGCTCACGCTGCGCGAAAGCCAGCCCTTCGACCTGTTCGGCACAAAGGATACGCTCGGCCTGCTGCGCCAGAACCAGGTGTTCGATGTGGTGGCCCCCGCCTTTGTTCCGCGCCGGGCGGCCGAATTCGGCGTCCCCTTCGCGCCGGCTCCGGGTCTCGAGATGGAATTTTTCACCGTGCCCGGGAAAGTGCCGCTCTGGCGCGAGGACGCCGCCCTCGTCATCGGCGAGGAGAGCGGCTCCACCGTGGGTGTCACGGTGACGGCGAACGGTCGCCGCCTCGTCTACGTGCCCGGCTGCGCCGCCGTCACCCCGGCGCTGCGCGCGCGCATGTCCGGGGCGGACCTGCTCTTTTTCGACGGCACGCTTTATCGCGACGACGAGATGATCACCGCGGGCATCGGCACCAAGACCGGCGCCCGCATGGGCCACCTGTCCATGTCGGGGGCCGGCGGAACGGTGGCGCTGCTGGCGGATGTGGAGGTCGGGAGGCGCGTTTTCATCCACATCAACAATACCAACCCCGCCCTCGTCGACGGGTCGCAGGAACGCCGCACCGTGGAAGCCGCTGGCTGGACCGTTGCCCGCGACGGAATGGAGTTTTCCCTATGA
- the pqqA gene encoding pyrroloquinoline quinone precursor peptide PqqA: MRWNKPQVCEVCVGMEVTAYLPADF; encoded by the coding sequence ATGCGTTGGAACAAGCCTCAGGTGTGCGAAGTCTGCGTCGGGATGGAAGTCACCGCCTATCTGCCGGCCGACTTCTGA
- a CDS encoding response regulator transcription factor, whose translation MNILVVEDDSDIGAMLSRGLAAEGFDVTVVGRADEALDSARQYNPCAVLLDIMLPDGSGIEVCRALRDAGHAGPILFLSAKDEVRDRAEGLGAGADDYIVKPFEFGELVARLRAHLMHRTGGGHEQRILAGRLVLDLATRTALYGEIHVRLTEREAELLALLMGSPNRPVPRGEIFDRLWANQGGVSLNVVDVYVGYLRTKLAPVGRAGGPQVATVRGRGFMLDLSVSAPAH comes from the coding sequence ATGAACATCCTGGTGGTCGAGGACGACAGCGACATCGGCGCCATGCTCAGCCGTGGTCTTGCGGCGGAGGGCTTCGACGTGACGGTGGTGGGGCGCGCGGACGAGGCCCTCGATTCCGCCCGCCAGTACAATCCCTGCGCCGTGCTGCTCGACATCATGCTGCCGGACGGCTCTGGTATCGAGGTGTGCCGGGCGCTGCGCGATGCCGGCCATGCGGGGCCCATCCTGTTCCTGTCCGCCAAGGACGAAGTCCGCGACCGCGCCGAGGGCCTCGGCGCCGGCGCCGATGACTACATCGTGAAGCCGTTCGAGTTCGGCGAGCTGGTGGCCCGCCTGCGCGCCCATCTCATGCACCGCACCGGCGGTGGCCACGAGCAGCGCATTCTCGCCGGCCGGCTGGTGCTGGACCTCGCCACCCGTACCGCGCTCTATGGCGAGATCCACGTGCGTCTCACCGAGCGCGAGGCGGAACTGCTGGCGCTGCTGATGGGCAGCCCCAACCGCCCGGTCCCGCGCGGCGAGATCTTCGACCGCCTGTGGGCCAACCAGGGCGGCGTCTCGCTGAACGTGGTGGATGTCTATGTGGGTTACCTGCGCACCAAGCTCGCGCCGGTAGGCCGGGCGGGCGGACCGCAGGTGGCGACCGTGCGCGGTCGCGGCTTCATGCTCGATCTTTCGGTCTCGGCCCCGGCCCACTGA
- a CDS encoding sensor histidine kinase: MRSIRFKLAALTGAAASFAVLAAVGVLLAVGAADRALEAAVAAQQRLDLLTEISARFSDFGLAAVADAEHPSADRGRMDDARSRVFALLERATVRAAAGAGPAGDASAQARERMTAHLRADFIVLDRQIVEARTGSELLRGDRVRGAFNGFAASAGPTLSLLVESERRAVTVAREEALALSMRLRIGAVVVAALVLAAALVLHRALARPLLERLAEIDRAAAAIGHGDLNRRLSIGPRDELGVLMARFNRMAARLARREAKVAQDRAMLERTVAERTADLTDANARLGAIDASRRRFFADVSHELRTPLTVIIGECDVTQRAPAIPEDLSRSVLATIRKRAGRLHRRVEDLLRVARSESGEIDLIFQDVPLAPLLAEAVASFEVAARRQNVALRLDAGADEVVVHADREWLRQVVEGLIDNALRHGGALHSITVTCAAAELDGAPAERVTVTDDGRGIPAEARGRLFERFVRGGQLGQGGGFGLGLALAEWVVTRHGGRITLEHADGGGARVAIVLPRPEAGGSAIAPLAGGEGAGQEAR; this comes from the coding sequence ATGAGATCCATTCGCTTCAAGCTCGCCGCCCTGACCGGCGCCGCGGCCTCGTTCGCCGTCCTCGCCGCCGTGGGGGTGCTGCTGGCGGTCGGGGCGGCGGATCGGGCGCTGGAGGCCGCGGTGGCGGCCCAGCAGCGGCTCGACCTCTTGACCGAAATCTCCGCCCGGTTCTCCGATTTCGGCCTCGCTGCGGTGGCCGATGCCGAGCATCCTTCCGCCGACCGCGGGCGCATGGACGATGCGCGCTCCCGCGTCTTCGCCCTGCTGGAGCGCGCCACCGTCCGCGCCGCTGCCGGAGCGGGCCCAGCCGGCGATGCGTCGGCCCAGGCACGCGAGCGCATGACCGCTCATCTGCGCGCCGATTTCATCGTTCTCGACCGGCAGATCGTCGAGGCCCGGACCGGCAGCGAGCTGCTGCGCGGCGACCGGGTGCGCGGCGCCTTCAACGGCTTCGCCGCCTCCGCTGGGCCCACCCTCTCCCTTCTGGTGGAAAGCGAGCGGCGGGCGGTGACGGTGGCGCGGGAGGAGGCGCTGGCCTTGTCCATGCGGCTGCGCATCGGGGCCGTGGTCGTCGCCGCCTTGGTGCTCGCGGCGGCGCTGGTGCTGCATCGGGCGCTCGCCCGCCCGTTGCTGGAGCGTCTGGCCGAGATCGACCGGGCGGCGGCCGCCATCGGCCATGGCGACCTTAACCGGCGCCTGTCCATCGGACCGCGCGACGAGCTGGGCGTCCTGATGGCGCGCTTCAATCGCATGGCGGCACGCCTTGCCCGCCGCGAGGCGAAGGTGGCGCAGGACCGGGCGATGCTGGAGCGCACCGTCGCCGAGCGCACCGCAGACCTGACGGATGCCAATGCGCGGCTCGGCGCCATCGATGCCTCGCGGCGGCGCTTCTTCGCCGACGTGAGCCACGAACTGCGTACGCCGCTGACCGTGATCATCGGCGAGTGCGACGTGACCCAGCGCGCCCCCGCGATTCCGGAGGATCTGAGCCGCTCGGTGCTCGCCACCATCCGCAAGCGGGCGGGCCGGCTCCATCGCCGGGTGGAGGACCTCCTGCGCGTCGCCCGCTCGGAAAGCGGCGAGATCGACCTCATCTTCCAGGACGTGCCGCTGGCGCCGCTGCTGGCGGAGGCAGTCGCCTCCTTCGAAGTCGCGGCCCGCCGGCAGAATGTGGCGCTGCGGCTCGATGCGGGGGCCGACGAGGTGGTGGTGCACGCCGATCGCGAATGGCTGCGGCAGGTGGTGGAGGGCCTCATCGACAACGCCTTGCGCCACGGCGGGGCGCTGCATTCCATTACCGTCACGTGCGCCGCCGCCGAGCTGGACGGCGCGCCGGCCGAACGCGTCACGGTAACGGACGACGGGCGCGGCATTCCGGCCGAGGCTCGCGGCCGGCTGTTCGAGCGCTTTGTCCGCGGCGGGCAGCTCGGACAGGGCGGCGGATTCGGCCTCGGCCTCGCGCTGGCGGAATGGGTGGTGACGCGGCACGGCGGACGTATCACACTGGAGCATGCAGACGGCGGCGGTGCCCGGGTGGCGATCGTGCTGCCGCGCCCGGAGGCCGGTGGGAGCGCGATCGCGCCGCTGGCGGGCGGCGAAGGAGCCGGGCAGGAGGCGAGATGA
- the secB gene encoding protein-export chaperone SecB — protein sequence MATQNGGPNPSAAPSLNVLAQYTKDFSFENPNAPNSLAAPPSQPDVNIQIHVNAKPGGNGEFEVELKIEGGANVNGETLFAFELVYAGVFRILNVPEQSLQPVVLIECPRILFPFARQIIADAVRNGGFPPLMIDPVDFAALYQQRMQAEAQRFQAGQA from the coding sequence ATGGCCACGCAGAATGGCGGCCCCAATCCAAGTGCGGCGCCGTCGCTGAACGTGCTCGCGCAGTACACCAAGGACTTCTCCTTCGAGAATCCCAACGCGCCGAACTCGCTCGCGGCCCCGCCCAGCCAGCCGGACGTGAACATCCAGATCCACGTGAACGCCAAGCCGGGTGGCAATGGCGAGTTCGAGGTGGAGCTGAAGATCGAAGGCGGGGCGAACGTGAACGGCGAGACCCTGTTCGCGTTCGAGCTGGTCTATGCGGGCGTGTTCCGCATCCTCAACGTTCCCGAGCAGAGCCTGCAGCCGGTGGTGCTCATCGAGTGCCCGCGCATCCTCTTCCCCTTCGCCCGGCAGATCATCGCCGACGCGGTGCGCAACGGCGGCTTCCCGCCTCTGATGATCGATCCGGTGGATTTCGCGGCTCTCTATCAGCAGCGCATGCAGGCCGAGGCGCAGCGGTTCCAGGCCGGCCAGGCCTGA
- a CDS encoding DUF1674 domain-containing protein: MAHEDAPAGGPPGPRRPLSEAAKRALAEAEARRAAIDAAVKDRPREINGRDGPEPVRYGDWEVGGIATDF; encoded by the coding sequence ATGGCTCATGAAGACGCCCCCGCAGGGGGTCCCCCCGGTCCCCGCAGGCCCTTGAGCGAGGCGGCCAAGCGCGCCTTGGCCGAGGCCGAGGCCCGGCGGGCTGCCATCGACGCCGCGGTCAAGGACCGCCCCAGGGAGATCAATGGCCGCGACGGCCCCGAGCCGGTGCGCTACGGCGATTGGGAAGTGGGCGGCATCGCCACCGACTTCTGA
- a CDS encoding undecaprenyl-diphosphate phosphatase, which translates to MTLGDMLEALVLGLLEGLTEFIPVSSTAHLLLVGHFLGFESNGHTFEVLIQLGAVLAILTVYFQRFLHVAQQLPTNPGARRFVIGILVAFLPAAVIGALAHGFIKSVLFESPALICGTLIFGGIILLFIDKVVPEPRYNNAMGFPPLLALKIGFFQCLAMIPGMSRSGSTIVGAMLMGVDKRAAAEFSFFLALPTMFGAFVYDLYKNRNNLSFDDGLLIVIGFVAAFCAAVLVVRTLLDFVAKHGYAPFGWWRIAVGVAGLIGLKLVG; encoded by the coding sequence ATGACCCTCGGCGATATGCTCGAAGCCCTCGTTCTCGGCCTCTTGGAGGGGCTCACGGAGTTCATCCCCGTCTCCTCCACGGCGCATCTTCTGCTGGTGGGCCATTTCCTCGGCTTCGAGAGCAACGGTCACACGTTCGAGGTGCTGATCCAGCTCGGCGCGGTGCTGGCCATCCTGACCGTCTATTTCCAGCGCTTTCTGCATGTGGCCCAGCAGCTGCCGACCAATCCGGGCGCGCGTCGCTTCGTTATCGGCATCCTCGTCGCCTTCCTGCCGGCGGCGGTGATCGGGGCGCTGGCCCACGGCTTCATCAAGAGCGTGCTGTTCGAGTCGCCCGCGCTCATCTGCGGTACGCTCATCTTCGGCGGCATCATCCTGCTCTTCATCGACAAGGTGGTGCCGGAGCCGCGCTACAATAACGCCATGGGCTTCCCGCCGCTGCTGGCGCTCAAGATCGGCTTCTTCCAGTGCCTTGCGATGATCCCCGGCATGTCGCGCTCGGGCTCGACCATCGTCGGCGCCATGCTCATGGGCGTGGACAAGCGGGCGGCGGCGGAATTCTCGTTCTTCCTCGCCTTGCCGACCATGTTCGGGGCGTTCGTCTACGATCTCTACAAGAACCGCAACAACCTCTCGTTTGATGACGGGCTGCTGATCGTCATCGGCTTCGTCGCCGCCTTCTGCGCAGCGGTACTGGTGGTGCGGACCCTGCTCGATTTCGTCGCCAAGCACGGCTACGCGCCGTTCGGCTGGTGGCGCATCGCGGTGGGCGTGGCCGGCCTGATCGGCCTCAAGCTGGTGGGCTGA
- a CDS encoding glutathione S-transferase family protein, translating into MYLHHHPFCPHSRFVRLLLAEYGLEPELVEERVWERRPGLLALNPAGDTPVIVEAMAESVPGASIIAEYLDETRGLALGPHRLLPEDPAGRVEVRRLTSWFHEKMYVEATEPLVRERIHKRYMSRDQGGGPPDATSLRMARANLRYHLKYIGWLAKARKWLAGERLSQADLAAAAHLSVADYLGDVPWEEDEHARDWYARIKSRPTFRALLTESIPGMPPSKTYADLDF; encoded by the coding sequence ATGTACCTGCACCATCATCCCTTTTGTCCGCATTCCCGATTCGTCCGTCTGCTGCTCGCCGAATACGGGCTCGAACCGGAGCTCGTGGAGGAGCGGGTGTGGGAACGCAGGCCCGGCCTCCTCGCCCTCAACCCCGCCGGCGACACGCCGGTGATCGTGGAGGCGATGGCCGAGTCGGTGCCGGGCGCCAGCATCATCGCCGAGTATCTGGACGAAACGCGGGGCCTGGCACTGGGTCCCCACCGCCTGCTGCCGGAGGATCCGGCAGGCCGGGTGGAAGTGCGCCGGCTCACCTCGTGGTTCCATGAGAAGATGTATGTGGAAGCCACCGAGCCGCTGGTGCGCGAGCGCATCCACAAGCGCTACATGTCGCGCGACCAGGGCGGCGGGCCGCCGGATGCGACCTCCCTGCGCATGGCGCGGGCCAATCTGCGCTATCATCTCAAATATATCGGCTGGCTGGCCAAGGCCCGCAAATGGCTCGCGGGCGAGCGCCTGAGCCAGGCCGACCTTGCCGCCGCCGCGCATCTGTCGGTGGCCGACTATCTGGGCGATGTGCCGTGGGAAGAGGACGAGCACGCGAGGGACTGGTACGCGCGCATCAAGTCGCGCCCGACCTTCCGCGCCCTGCTGACCGAGAGCATTCCGGGGATGCCGCCCTCCAAGACCTACGCGGACCTCGACTTCTGA
- the queG gene encoding tRNA epoxyqueuosine(34) reductase QueG, with product MTAGGGGLEAFIARAAGEEGFDAVGFARPDAVAEAGARLRQWVSGGAHGDMGWMADTLARRTDPAVLWPDVRAVIMLGMNYGPAQDPRSVLARRSAGAISVYARAEDYHDLIKPKLKRVARALLAEAGRRGLAGDVKVFVDTAPLMEKPLAAAAGLGWQGKHTNLVSRDLGSWLFLGAIATTLELAPSAAESDHCGSCRACLDACPTAAFPSPYVIDARRCISYLTIEHKGPIPADLRPLMGNRIYGCDDCLAACPWNKFAVAGREARLAARAENDAPPLAELVALDDAAFRARFPKSPIKRAGRDRFVRNVLTAIGNSGNVALLPLVEARLADASPLVRGAAVWALGRLADAARVRGLANSHRALEHDLDVRHEWSEALMEG from the coding sequence CTGACGGCCGGCGGCGGCGGCCTAGAAGCCTTCATCGCCCGCGCGGCCGGCGAAGAGGGATTTGACGCCGTCGGCTTCGCCCGGCCGGATGCCGTTGCGGAAGCCGGGGCGCGGCTGAGGCAATGGGTATCGGGCGGCGCCCACGGCGACATGGGCTGGATGGCCGACACGCTGGCTCGCCGTACCGATCCGGCGGTGCTGTGGCCCGATGTCCGCGCGGTCATCATGCTGGGGATGAATTACGGCCCCGCCCAAGACCCCCGCTCCGTGCTGGCGCGGCGCAGCGCCGGCGCCATTTCCGTCTATGCGCGGGCGGAGGACTATCATGACCTCATCAAGCCGAAGCTGAAGCGCGTCGCCCGCGCCCTCCTCGCCGAGGCCGGGCGGCGCGGGCTGGCCGGGGACGTGAAAGTGTTCGTCGACACCGCCCCGCTCATGGAGAAGCCCCTCGCGGCGGCGGCGGGGCTGGGCTGGCAGGGCAAGCACACCAATCTCGTGTCGCGGGACCTGGGCTCCTGGCTGTTTCTCGGCGCCATCGCCACCACCCTCGAACTGGCGCCTTCAGCTGCGGAAAGCGACCATTGCGGCTCCTGCCGCGCCTGCCTCGACGCCTGCCCCACGGCGGCTTTCCCTTCGCCCTACGTCATCGACGCGCGGCGCTGCATTTCCTACCTCACCATCGAGCACAAGGGGCCGATCCCGGCGGACCTGCGCCCTCTGATGGGCAACCGCATCTATGGCTGCGACGATTGCCTCGCCGCCTGCCCCTGGAACAAGTTCGCCGTCGCCGGCCGGGAGGCGAGGCTCGCGGCGCGGGCGGAGAACGACGCGCCGCCCCTGGCGGAGCTGGTGGCGCTGGACGATGCCGCCTTCCGGGCGCGCTTTCCCAAGAGCCCGATCAAGCGGGCGGGGCGCGACCGCTTCGTGCGCAACGTGCTGACCGCCATCGGCAATTCCGGGAATGTCGCGCTGCTGCCGCTGGTGGAGGCGCGGCTTGCCGATGCGTCACCGCTGGTGCGCGGGGCGGCGGTGTGGGCGCTGGGGCGGCTGGCGGACGCGGCGCGCGTGCGGGGGTTGGCAAACTCGCACCGGGCGCTGGAGCATGACCTGGACGTCCGGCACGAATGGAGCGAGGCGCTGATGGAGGGATAG